The Dendrosporobacter quercicolus genome window below encodes:
- the rpsM gene encoding 30S ribosomal protein S13: MARIAGVDLPRDKRIEIALTYIFGIGLTISKEILAATGINPDTRTRDLTEEEVSKLREIIDKNYRVEGDLRREESLNIKRLIEIGSYRGKRHRMGLPVRGQRTKTNARTRKGPKRTVGAKKKK; this comes from the coding sequence ATGGCACGTATTGCCGGCGTAGATTTACCACGTGATAAACGAATTGAGATTGCTTTAACCTATATATTTGGTATTGGCCTGACGATTTCGAAGGAAATTTTGGCGGCCACAGGGATTAATCCTGATACCCGTACCCGTGACTTGACTGAGGAAGAAGTTTCCAAGCTTCGTGAAATCATTGATAAGAACTATCGGGTTGAAGGCGATTTGCGGCGGGAAGAATCATTAAATATCAAACGCTTGATTGAAATTGGTTCCTATCGCGGCAAGAGACATCGCATGGGGCTTCCGGTCAGGGGCCAAAGAACCAAGACCAACGCCCGTACCCGTAAAGGTCCGAAAAGAACTGTTGGCGCGAAAAAGAAAAAGTAA
- the rpsD gene encoding 30S ribosomal protein S4, whose protein sequence is MARYIGPVCRLCRREGAKLYLKGDKCYSDKCAFTKRSYAPGQHGQTQARKKVSEYGIQLREKQKARRAYGMLEGQFHAYFEKAERQKGVTGENLLVMLERRLDNVVYRLGFAASRNQGRQLVRHGHFTVNGRRVNIPSYLIKPGDVIQVHESSKESPLLKQIFEAIGHKTAPMWLETSAQDMSGKVVRYPSRDEIDTPIQEHLIVELYSR, encoded by the coding sequence ATGGCAAGATATATAGGTCCTGTTTGCAGACTTTGCCGCCGGGAAGGTGCGAAATTATATCTGAAGGGCGATAAATGCTATAGTGATAAATGCGCGTTTACCAAACGCAGCTATGCTCCTGGCCAGCATGGCCAAACGCAAGCCCGCAAGAAGGTATCCGAGTATGGAATTCAGCTGAGAGAAAAGCAGAAAGCCCGGCGCGCCTATGGTATGCTGGAAGGACAATTCCATGCCTATTTTGAAAAAGCCGAGCGCCAAAAAGGCGTTACCGGTGAAAATCTGCTGGTCATGCTGGAAAGAAGACTGGATAACGTGGTATACCGTTTGGGCTTTGCCGCCAGCCGTAACCAGGGCAGACAACTTGTGCGTCACGGACATTTTACCGTCAATGGCCGCAGGGTGAATATTCCGTCCTACCTGATTAAACCAGGCGATGTTATTCAAGTACATGAAAGCAGCAAGGAATCGCCGCTGCTCAAACAAATATTTGAAGCCATTGGCCACAAGACAGCTCCAATGTGGTTAGAAACTTCAGCTCAAGATATGAGCGGAAAAGTAGTTCGCTATCCGAGCCGGGATGAGATTGATACGCCTATCCAAGAGCATCTGATTGTTGAATTGTACTCCAGATAA
- the rplM gene encoding 50S ribosomal protein L13, with product MKTTFMANAANVERKWFVVDAEGKTVGRLAAEVAKVLRGKHKPTFTPHVDTGDHVIVINADKVVFTGKKLTQKTYFRHSGYPGGTTFTTAGKMLSTRPERVLELAVKGMLPKNTLGRQMYRKLKVYSGAAHPHAAQTPEVLEIDVR from the coding sequence ATGAAAACAACTTTCATGGCAAATGCGGCCAATGTTGAACGCAAATGGTTCGTAGTAGATGCCGAAGGTAAAACTGTAGGTAGATTAGCCGCCGAAGTGGCAAAAGTTCTTCGCGGCAAACATAAACCGACTTTCACTCCGCATGTTGATACTGGTGACCATGTGATTGTCATCAATGCAGATAAAGTTGTCTTTACTGGTAAAAAACTAACTCAAAAAACATATTTCCGTCATTCAGGTTATCCTGGTGGAACAACCTTTACCACCGCTGGCAAAATGTTGTCAACAAGGCCGGAGAGAGTGCTTGAGTTAGCTGTTAAAGGTATGCTGCCGAAGAATACGCTCGGCCGCCAAATGTACCGCAAGCTAAAAGTTTACAGCGGCGCTGCGCATCCACATGCTGCGCAGACCCCTGAAGTATTAGAAATTGACGTACGCTAA
- the infA gene encoding translation initiation factor IF-1: protein MSKQDVIEVEGTVIEALPNAMFQVELENGHVVLAHVSGKIRMNFIRILPGDKVTVELTPYDLKRGRITYRFK, encoded by the coding sequence GTGTCCAAACAAGATGTAATTGAGGTAGAAGGTACGGTTATCGAAGCCCTGCCTAATGCTATGTTCCAGGTAGAACTGGAAAATGGGCATGTCGTATTGGCGCATGTCTCCGGTAAAATCAGGATGAATTTTATTCGGATATTGCCTGGCGATAAAGTTACTGTTGAGTTAACGCCATATGATTTAAAACGCGGCCGGATTACCTACCGTTTCAAATAG
- a CDS encoding glutamine amidotransferase: MKKLLIIKTGSTLPAIKQRYGDFEEQIINLLPLAAATVVQADAGLALPDDLTAIAGIIITGSHAMVTDYPDWSVALTGWLRRLRGSAMPVLGICYGHQLLAEAFGGKVDYHPGGEEIGTVQISLTPAGRQDALLGILPTVFRGYVSHSQTVVKLPPGAELLAKNNFEPHHAYVIDNHIWGVQFHPEFNAGIVRMYLEDDRDTLQQAGKNVDELMSAVQEHADGKHLLRQFWRLAAG; this comes from the coding sequence GTGAAAAAGCTGTTAATTATTAAAACCGGCAGTACCTTGCCGGCGATTAAACAACGGTATGGCGATTTTGAGGAGCAAATCATAAACCTGCTGCCGTTGGCGGCCGCGACGGTTGTCCAGGCTGACGCAGGCCTGGCTTTGCCGGATGATCTAACAGCTATTGCCGGGATCATCATTACCGGCTCCCATGCCATGGTTACCGACTATCCGGACTGGAGTGTGGCTCTTACCGGCTGGCTGCGGCGGTTGAGAGGGTCGGCAATGCCAGTGCTGGGCATTTGTTATGGACATCAGCTGCTGGCGGAGGCCTTTGGCGGTAAAGTTGATTATCACCCCGGCGGCGAGGAAATAGGCACTGTGCAAATTTCGTTGACGCCCGCCGGGCGGCAGGACGCATTGCTGGGCATACTGCCAACCGTGTTTCGGGGGTATGTCAGTCATTCACAGACAGTGGTAAAGTTACCGCCCGGGGCGGAATTGCTGGCGAAAAACAATTTTGAACCCCATCATGCCTATGTGATTGACAACCATATCTGGGGCGTGCAATTTCATCCTGAATTTAATGCGGGAATTGTCCGGATGTATCTTGAAGATGACCGCGACACCTTGCAGCAGGCCGGAAAAAATGTTGATGAACTGATGTCCGCCGTGCAAGAGCATGCTGACGGTAAACATCTGTTACGGCAATTTTGGCGGCTGGCGGCTGGTTGA
- a CDS encoding energy-coupling factor transporter ATPase, whose translation MGEFIKVEHLCHAYAAGNDEQRLALDHINLTINAGEFVAVIGTNGSGKSTLAKHFNALLLPTSGSCLIDGLSTAEPAELWKIRQAVGMVFQNPDNQLVATVVEEDVAFGPENLGLPPAEIARRVDRALQLVGMNDYRLHGPHLLSGGQKQRVAIAGVLAMQSKCLVLDEPTAMLDPLGRREVLETVKELHSAAGITVIYITHFMEEAAAADRIIVMGEGRIVYSGTPVEVFSQVRLLKSLGLDVPLAAEVAERLRGEKIQLPAHIITDEDLAVALCP comes from the coding sequence ATGGGAGAGTTTATTAAAGTTGAACATTTGTGCCATGCTTATGCTGCGGGGAATGATGAACAGCGGCTGGCGCTTGATCATATAAATTTAACAATTAACGCGGGCGAGTTTGTCGCTGTGATCGGAACCAATGGTTCAGGCAAGTCAACGCTGGCCAAACATTTTAACGCCTTGCTGCTGCCGACCAGCGGCAGCTGCCTGATTGACGGCCTGTCTACCGCCGAACCGGCAGAGCTCTGGAAGATCAGGCAGGCGGTTGGTATGGTATTTCAAAATCCTGATAATCAGCTTGTCGCCACTGTGGTTGAGGAGGATGTCGCTTTTGGTCCTGAAAATCTGGGTCTGCCGCCGGCCGAGATTGCCCGGCGGGTTGACCGCGCCTTACAGTTGGTAGGAATGAACGATTACCGTCTGCATGGGCCGCATCTTTTATCAGGCGGGCAGAAGCAGCGGGTGGCGATTGCCGGAGTGCTGGCGATGCAGTCGAAGTGCCTGGTTTTGGACGAGCCTACCGCCATGCTGGACCCGCTGGGCCGGCGCGAAGTGCTGGAAACCGTGAAGGAGCTGCATAGCGCCGCCGGTATTACCGTTATCTATATAACCCATTTTATGGAGGAGGCGGCGGCTGCTGACAGAATTATCGTTATGGGTGAGGGGCGTATTGTGTACAGCGGCACTCCTGTGGAAGTTTTCAGTCAGGTCAGGCTGCTGAAAAGTCTGGGGCTGGATGTTCCACTGGCGGCGGAAGTCGCCGAGCGCCTGCGGGGCGAGAAAATTCAACTGCCTGCGCATATCATCACCGATGAGGATTTGGCGGTGGCCTTATGTCCATAG
- a CDS encoding energy-coupling factor transporter transmembrane component T family protein: MLTDITLGQYFPGSSFIHQLDPRTKIICVLLFISSIFIGQSYTAYALMLCFVLFILMVSAIPPVMILKSLKPLWIIITLTLAIHILTTPGQVIYSWGPLDITLEGVRQGVLMAVRLMLLIVMSSLLTYTTSPIALTDAIERLLKPFAKAGLPAHELAMMMTIALRFIPTLLEETDKIMKAQMARGADFASGNLVRRVRSMVPLLVPLFISAFRRADELAVAMEARCYRGGENRTRMKELQHGGRDWAAYGIMAVLVGSLIYLRVTTGQ; the protein is encoded by the coding sequence ATGCTTACCGATATCACATTAGGCCAGTACTTTCCTGGAAGTTCCTTTATCCACCAGCTTGATCCCCGGACGAAAATCATTTGCGTCCTGTTGTTTATCTCCAGTATTTTTATTGGCCAGAGTTATACCGCATATGCCTTAATGCTGTGTTTTGTTTTATTCATTCTGATGGTTTCGGCAATTCCGCCGGTGATGATTTTAAAATCGCTTAAACCGCTTTGGATCATCATTACGCTTACCCTGGCGATTCATATTCTAACCACGCCCGGCCAGGTCATCTATTCCTGGGGTCCGCTGGATATCACCCTTGAGGGAGTGCGGCAGGGCGTTTTGATGGCGGTCCGGCTGATGCTGTTAATTGTAATGTCCTCGCTGCTGACCTATACCACTTCTCCCATTGCTTTGACCGACGCAATTGAAAGGCTGCTGAAACCCTTTGCCAAAGCAGGCCTGCCGGCCCATGAACTGGCGATGATGATGACCATTGCCCTCCGGTTCATTCCCACCCTGCTGGAAGAGACGGATAAAATTATGAAAGCGCAAATGGCGCGTGGCGCTGATTTTGCCTCAGGCAATCTGGTCCGGCGGGTAAGAAGTATGGTGCCGCTGCTGGTACCGCTGTTTATCAGCGCCTTTCGCCGGGCCGACGAGCTGGCGGTAGCCATGGAGGCCCGGTGTTATCGCGGCGGTGAAAACAGGACCCGCATGAAAGAACTGCAGCATGGCGGCAGAGATTGGGCGGCTTATGGGATCATGGCGGTACTTGTCGGCAGTTTAATCTATTTGCGGGTTACCACAGGCCAATAG
- a CDS encoding DNA-directed RNA polymerase subunit alpha encodes MIEIEKPKIEIVEISEDSRYGKFVCEPLERGYGTTLGNSLRRILLSSLQGAAVTSIKIEGVLHEFSTIPGVREDVTDIILNLKSLCLKMHCDEPKILRVDVQGEKAVAAGDIFTDPDVEILNPELHLATVDASGSLKMEITVERGRGYVPADKNKKADHVIGIIPIDSIFSPIQRVNYSVTDTRVGNVTDYDKLTLELWTDGSMRPEEAISKSSSIMIAHLRLFQNMAGAPPEDEGTEGTFTEVPESGVSKTLEMTIEDLDLSVRSYNCLKRAGINTVAELAQKSEEDMMKVRNLGRKSLEEVKKKLDELGLALTEFEE; translated from the coding sequence ATGATCGAAATCGAAAAACCGAAAATCGAGATAGTAGAAATAAGTGAAGATAGTCGTTATGGAAAATTTGTTTGTGAACCGCTGGAGCGGGGCTATGGCACTACGCTGGGCAACAGCTTGCGGCGGATACTACTATCTTCATTGCAGGGCGCTGCAGTAACTTCAATTAAAATTGAAGGAGTACTTCACGAGTTTTCTACCATTCCCGGCGTTCGGGAAGACGTTACTGACATTATTTTGAATTTGAAATCACTGTGTCTCAAAATGCATTGTGATGAGCCAAAAATTTTACGGGTTGATGTTCAAGGCGAAAAAGCAGTCGCAGCGGGTGATATATTCACTGACCCTGATGTCGAAATACTTAACCCGGAATTGCATTTGGCAACTGTAGACGCCAGCGGTTCGCTGAAAATGGAAATTACCGTTGAGCGCGGCCGAGGCTATGTTCCTGCAGATAAGAACAAAAAGGCTGATCATGTGATCGGTATTATTCCGATTGACTCCATTTTTTCGCCTATCCAGAGAGTGAATTATAGTGTAACTGATACTCGTGTCGGTAACGTCACAGATTACGACAAACTTACGCTGGAGTTATGGACTGACGGCAGCATGAGACCTGAAGAAGCGATCAGCAAATCGTCCAGTATCATGATTGCCCACCTCAGGCTGTTTCAGAACATGGCTGGCGCTCCCCCGGAAGACGAGGGAACTGAAGGAACGTTTACTGAGGTGCCGGAATCGGGAGTTTCCAAAACATTGGAAATGACGATTGAAGATTTGGATCTTTCAGTTCGATCCTATAACTGCTTAAAACGGGCCGGCATCAATACGGTAGCCGAATTGGCCCAAAAAAGTGAAGAAGATATGATGAAAGTGCGTAATCTTGGCCGTAAATCACTGGAAGAAGTGAAAAAGAAGCTGGATGAACTAGGGTTGGCACTGACTGAATTTGAAGAGTAG
- a CDS encoding KOW domain-containing RNA-binding protein, with translation MSAHHISIGQLVTSLAGRDTGQPYLVIGLTGKYVLLADGRERRVTNPKKKNIRHVKAYQAIALAVAEKLHSGSKTSDEDIRQAIANLYTG, from the coding sequence GTGTCAGCCCACCATATTTCAATTGGCCAGCTTGTTACCAGCCTGGCCGGTCGCGATACAGGCCAGCCCTATCTGGTGATAGGGCTCACCGGCAAGTATGTTTTGTTGGCTGACGGCCGGGAGCGCAGAGTCACAAATCCGAAGAAGAAAAATATTCGGCATGTCAAAGCTTACCAAGCAATTGCTCTGGCGGTGGCGGAAAAACTTCACAGCGGGAGTAAAACTTCGGATGAAGATATCCGTCAGGCTATCGCAAATTTGTATACCGGATAA
- a CDS encoding adenylate kinase has translation MYILLMGPPGAGKGTQAEKLVEKFEIPHISTGDMFRAAVKEGTELGKQAKACMDAGQLVPDSVTIGIVKERLAKPDCKQGFILDGFPRTIEQADALDRTLAELGIRLNRVINISVPAADLVSRATGRRICKSCGATYHIIFKPATLTDKCDKCTGDLYQRDDDREETITKRLAVYSAQTKPLVEYYQDKGLYTEIDGRQPIDKVLSDIVASLRGE, from the coding sequence ATGTATATCCTTTTGATGGGACCGCCTGGCGCCGGTAAAGGTACGCAGGCGGAGAAACTAGTCGAGAAATTTGAAATCCCGCATATCTCAACCGGAGATATGTTCAGGGCGGCAGTAAAAGAAGGCACCGAGCTTGGTAAACAGGCCAAAGCCTGCATGGATGCCGGCCAACTGGTTCCTGACAGTGTAACAATCGGGATCGTAAAAGAGCGTCTGGCTAAACCGGACTGCAAGCAAGGTTTTATCCTGGATGGATTTCCCCGGACGATTGAGCAGGCTGATGCCCTTGATCGTACGCTGGCCGAACTGGGAATAAGACTTAATCGCGTGATAAATATCAGTGTTCCGGCTGCCGACTTAGTCAGCCGGGCCACGGGCCGACGGATCTGCAAAAGCTGTGGCGCAACTTATCACATTATCTTCAAGCCGGCAACGCTTACCGACAAGTGCGATAAATGCACCGGTGACTTATACCAGCGCGATGATGACCGTGAAGAGACAATCACCAAGCGCTTAGCCGTGTACAGCGCGCAAACCAAACCGCTGGTTGAGTATTACCAGGATAAAGGCTTGTATACGGAAATTGACGGTCGGCAGCCGATAGATAAAGTTTTAAGTGATATTGTTGCCAGCCTGAGGGGCGAATAG
- a CDS encoding energy-coupling factor transporter ATPase: MSIELKNVTYTYMPKTPFERTAIKQINLKICKGEFVAIIGHTGSGKSTLVQHLNGILKPTSGSVSIDGIDLHGKKDAAKTVRSKVGMVFQYPEHQLFEETIYADIAFGPKNLGLSTEEVDARVRRAMAFAGLDFSAYAERSPFQLSGGQMRRVAIAGVIALEPEYLILDEPSAGLDPRGRDEIFQEIAKLYQRSGIAVILVSHNMEDVAKLATRLIVMNDGQISLDGTPQAVFGEPDKLKAAGVDVPPVTALLGKLKTRGLNINDQLLTVDEAVANIIQALGER; the protein is encoded by the coding sequence ATGTCCATAGAATTAAAAAATGTCACATATACGTATATGCCGAAAACCCCGTTCGAACGTACCGCCATTAAGCAAATCAATCTTAAGATTTGTAAAGGGGAATTTGTAGCGATCATTGGCCATACCGGGTCGGGGAAATCAACGTTAGTGCAGCATCTAAACGGGATATTAAAGCCGACTTCCGGCTCTGTATCCATTGATGGAATTGATTTGCACGGCAAAAAGGATGCGGCCAAAACTGTCCGCAGTAAAGTGGGCATGGTATTTCAGTATCCCGAACACCAATTATTTGAAGAGACCATTTATGCCGATATTGCCTTTGGCCCGAAAAATCTGGGCTTATCAACGGAAGAGGTCGATGCCAGAGTGCGGCGGGCAATGGCTTTTGCCGGCCTGGACTTTTCCGCCTATGCCGAGCGGTCGCCTTTTCAGCTAAGCGGCGGTCAGATGCGCCGGGTTGCCATAGCCGGAGTGATTGCGCTTGAGCCGGAATATCTGATTTTGGATGAACCTTCCGCCGGGCTGGACCCGCGGGGGCGTGACGAAATATTTCAAGAAATAGCAAAGCTATATCAGCGCTCCGGGATCGCGGTTATTTTAGTATCCCATAACATGGAGGATGTGGCTAAGCTGGCAACACGGCTGATTGTCATGAATGACGGCCAGATCAGTTTGGACGGCACGCCGCAGGCGGTCTTCGGAGAACCGGACAAATTAAAGGCGGCCGGAGTGGATGTGCCGCCGGTTACTGCGCTTCTGGGCAAGTTGAAAACACGCGGTCTTAATATTAATGATCAGCTGCTGACCGTTGACGAAGCGGTTGCAAATATTATTCAGGCGCTGGGGGAAAGATAA
- the rpmJ gene encoding 50S ribosomal protein L36 — translation MKVRPSVKPICEKCKVIKRHGNVMVICENPKHKQKQG, via the coding sequence ATGAAAGTAAGACCATCGGTCAAGCCCATTTGTGAGAAATGCAAAGTAATTAAGCGTCATGGTAACGTAATGGTGATTTGTGAAAATCCCAAACATAAACAAAAACAAGGTTAG
- the rpsK gene encoding 30S ribosomal protein S11 — MVAKKVARPKRKERKNIEHGIAHIRSTFNNTIVTLTDTRGNALSWASAGGLGFRGSRKSTPFAAQIAAETAAKAAMEHGLKQVEVFVKGPGAGREAAIRSLQAAGLEVNLIKDVTPIPHNGCRPPKRRRV, encoded by the coding sequence GTGGTAGCTAAAAAAGTTGCTAGACCGAAAAGAAAAGAACGTAAAAACATCGAGCACGGCATCGCCCATATCCGCTCGACTTTCAATAATACGATTGTTACGCTGACCGATACCAGAGGCAATGCCTTGTCCTGGGCTAGCGCAGGCGGCCTCGGATTCCGCGGTTCCCGTAAAAGTACTCCGTTTGCTGCGCAAATTGCTGCTGAGACTGCCGCCAAAGCGGCAATGGAGCATGGACTGAAACAAGTGGAAGTCTTTGTTAAAGGTCCCGGCGCCGGACGCGAAGCGGCGATCAGGTCACTGCAGGCGGCTGGTCTGGAAGTTAATCTGATTAAAGATGTAACGCCAATTCCTCATAATGGCTGCCGTCCGCCGAAGCGGAGAAGAGTATAA
- the truA gene encoding tRNA pseudouridine(38-40) synthase TruA: protein MVKTMNNKTPDFNRNIKLTIAYDGTCYHGFQRQSNALAIQEILETRLSVLFGHPLKITGAGRTDAGVHAYGQTVNFLTSGSTIPAGNIPKAARGLLPPDIVVTAGEEVPLAFHARRSAQSKIYIYRVLQSPLADPFRRNYSWHISQPLNVAGMNQAAQYIIGTHDFSAFRAAGGSSVKPVRTIFEASCSSLGQLIEFSFGGNGFLYHMVRNLVGTLIQVGQGRLTAEQFAGILLSRDRTQAGITAPPQGLYLKEVRYSR, encoded by the coding sequence ATGGTTAAAACGATGAACAATAAGACGCCTGATTTTAACCGCAATATCAAGCTGACGATAGCCTATGACGGAACCTGCTATCACGGTTTTCAACGCCAGAGCAATGCTTTGGCAATTCAGGAAATATTAGAAACCAGACTTAGCGTGCTGTTCGGTCATCCGCTTAAGATTACCGGCGCCGGGCGTACTGACGCCGGTGTACACGCCTATGGGCAGACGGTAAATTTTCTTACTTCCGGCAGCACAATACCTGCCGGCAATATTCCCAAGGCAGCACGCGGACTCCTGCCGCCTGATATAGTCGTCACCGCCGGGGAGGAGGTTCCCCTTGCTTTTCATGCCCGCCGGTCGGCACAAAGCAAAATATATATTTATCGCGTGCTGCAGTCACCGCTGGCCGACCCCTTTAGACGCAATTACAGCTGGCATATCAGTCAACCGCTCAATGTCGCCGGAATGAACCAAGCTGCGCAGTACATAATCGGCACACACGACTTTTCCGCTTTCCGGGCCGCCGGCGGGTCCTCCGTTAAGCCGGTTAGAACGATTTTTGAAGCCTCCTGCAGCAGCCTCGGGCAGTTGATTGAGTTTTCTTTTGGGGGCAACGGCTTTCTGTATCATATGGTTCGCAATCTGGTAGGTACGCTGATTCAGGTGGGCCAGGGCCGCCTGACTGCCGAACAATTTGCCGGTATTTTGCTTAGCCGTGACCGTACCCAAGCCGGTATAACAGCGCCGCCGCAGGGGTTATATTTAAAAGAAGTGCGTTATTCGCGCTAA
- the map gene encoding type I methionyl aminopeptidase produces the protein MIILKSDRELAYMRDAGKIVAETLTEVEKAAKPGVSTLELDRIAEEYIKGRGAIPTFKGYNGFPGNICASINEQVVHGIPGLKKLKNGDNVSIDIGAVINGYNGDAAVTVAVGDVDASVQKLLEVTEQSLYKGIEKAMAGNRLGDISHAVQAHAEAYGYGVVRDYVGHGIGRKMHEDPQVPNYGQPGRGPRLKSGMTLAIEPMINLGTHEVKTLDDGWTVVTKDGKPSAHFEHTIAITDDKPEILTKR, from the coding sequence ATGATCATCCTAAAATCAGACCGGGAGCTTGCTTATATGCGCGATGCCGGCAAAATAGTGGCTGAAACACTGACTGAGGTGGAAAAAGCCGCTAAGCCGGGAGTAAGTACGCTTGAACTGGATAGGATCGCCGAAGAATATATAAAAGGCCGTGGCGCTATTCCCACCTTTAAGGGCTATAACGGTTTTCCAGGCAATATTTGCGCTTCTATAAACGAACAAGTCGTTCACGGCATTCCAGGTTTAAAGAAGTTAAAAAATGGAGATAATGTCAGTATTGACATTGGAGCGGTAATTAATGGCTATAATGGCGATGCTGCGGTTACCGTCGCTGTTGGTGATGTAGACGCCTCAGTGCAGAAACTGCTTGAAGTTACCGAACAATCTTTATACAAAGGTATTGAAAAAGCAATGGCAGGCAACCGTCTTGGCGACATTTCCCACGCCGTCCAGGCCCATGCCGAAGCGTATGGCTATGGCGTTGTGCGAGACTATGTCGGGCATGGCATTGGCAGGAAAATGCATGAAGACCCTCAGGTACCGAATTACGGCCAGCCCGGTCGAGGCCCACGATTAAAATCCGGTATGACTTTGGCGATTGAGCCAATGATTAATCTGGGGACACATGAGGTAAAGACGCTGGATGACGGATGGACGGTTGTGACTAAGGATGGCAAGCCTTCCGCGCATTTCGAACATACCATTGCCATAACTGATGACAAGCCGGAAATTTTGACCAAGCGGTAG
- the rpsI gene encoding 30S ribosomal protein S9, with protein sequence MALVNHYGTGRRKTSVARVRLVPGEGNIIVNNRPLNDYFGLKTLELIVKQPLNLTETLGKYDVLAKVEGGGPSGQAGAIRHGIARALLRVDLEYRPALKKAGFLTRDPREKERRKYGLKKARKASQFSKR encoded by the coding sequence ATGGCATTAGTTAACCACTACGGCACAGGCCGCAGAAAAACTTCGGTTGCCAGAGTTCGTCTGGTTCCGGGTGAAGGAAATATCATCGTTAATAATCGTCCGCTCAACGATTATTTCGGTCTTAAAACCCTTGAGCTGATTGTTAAGCAGCCGCTTAACCTGACGGAAACTCTTGGTAAGTATGATGTGCTGGCAAAAGTTGAGGGAGGCGGTCCTTCCGGACAGGCCGGCGCCATCCGTCATGGTATTGCCCGCGCTCTTTTGAGAGTAGACCTGGAATACCGTCCGGCCCTGAAAAAAGCAGGCTTTCTGACTCGTGATCCACGCGAGAAAGAGCGTCGTAAATACGGCCTCAAAAAAGCCCGCAAAGCCTCACAGTTCTCCAAACGCTAG
- a CDS encoding putative holin-like toxin yields the protein MLMTTYEALSFAIAFATLIVLLIKQK from the coding sequence ATGCTTATGACTACATATGAGGCGTTGTCTTTTGCTATCGCATTTGCCACGTTAATCGTACTGCTCATAAAGCAGAAATAG
- the rplQ gene encoding 50S ribosomal protein L17, with translation MAYRKLGRDSSARKALFRSILTSFFSYERIETTEAKAKEISGLAEQLITLAKRGDLHARRQVLAQLMDEEVAKKLFDTIAPKYNNRQGGYTRVIKLGPRRGDAAPMAILELV, from the coding sequence ATGGCCTACAGAAAGTTAGGACGTGACAGTAGCGCACGTAAAGCGCTGTTTCGCAGCATTTTGACTTCCTTCTTTTCGTACGAGCGTATTGAAACAACGGAAGCTAAAGCCAAAGAAATCAGCGGACTTGCTGAACAATTGATTACTTTAGCCAAGCGCGGCGATTTACACGCCCGCCGTCAGGTTTTGGCACAGCTCATGGACGAAGAAGTGGCAAAAAAACTGTTTGATACCATTGCCCCTAAATATAATAATCGTCAAGGCGGTTACACGCGGGTAATTAAGCTTGGACCCCGTCGCGGCGATGCTGCGCCGATGGCAATACTGGAATTGGTGTAA